A genome region from Variovorax paradoxus includes the following:
- a CDS encoding aromatic ring-hydroxylating dioxygenase subunit alpha gives MTTQDVFPIELKWESDKSSRIPFMAYTDEALHKKELQRFFYEKHWGYVGLEAEIPNPGDFKRTAIGERSVVMSRDEDGAIHVFENVCAHRGMQFCRERQGNRKEFVCPYHQWNYTLKGDLQGVPFRRGVKQDGKVNGGMPADFKTEEHSLTKLKVASRGGVVFASFDHEVESLEDFLGPDILHYFDRLFDGRKLTILGYNRQRIPGNWKLMQENIKDPYHPGLLHTWFVTFGLWRADNKSELKMDARGRHAAMISTRGTGGKAAQVTQVSSFKESMQLKDPRFLDIVQEDWWKGPTAVLMTLFPSLILQQQVNSVSTRHIQPVGHDAFDFVWTHFGFEDDTEEMTQRRLRQANLFGPAGFVSADDGEVIEFSQEGFEQKPFHRTLAELGGREVENTDHMVTETLIRGMYRYWREVMEA, from the coding sequence ATGACCACGCAAGACGTGTTCCCCATCGAGCTGAAATGGGAAAGCGACAAGAGCAGCCGCATTCCCTTCATGGCCTACACCGACGAGGCGCTGCACAAGAAGGAACTGCAGCGCTTCTTCTACGAGAAGCACTGGGGCTACGTCGGCCTCGAAGCGGAGATCCCGAACCCGGGCGACTTCAAGCGCACCGCCATCGGCGAGCGCTCGGTCGTCATGTCGCGCGACGAGGACGGCGCAATCCACGTGTTCGAGAACGTCTGCGCGCACCGCGGCATGCAGTTCTGCCGCGAGCGCCAGGGCAACCGCAAGGAGTTCGTCTGCCCCTACCACCAGTGGAACTACACGCTCAAGGGCGACCTGCAGGGCGTGCCGTTCCGGCGCGGCGTGAAGCAGGACGGCAAGGTCAACGGCGGCATGCCGGCCGATTTCAAGACCGAGGAGCACAGCCTCACCAAGCTGAAGGTGGCCTCGCGCGGCGGCGTGGTGTTCGCGTCGTTCGACCATGAGGTCGAGTCGCTCGAAGACTTCCTCGGGCCGGACATCCTGCATTACTTCGACCGTCTGTTCGACGGGCGCAAGCTCACCATCCTCGGCTACAACCGCCAGCGCATTCCGGGCAACTGGAAGCTGATGCAGGAGAACATCAAGGACCCGTACCACCCGGGCCTGCTGCACACCTGGTTCGTCACCTTCGGGCTCTGGCGCGCCGACAACAAGTCGGAGCTCAAGATGGACGCGCGCGGGCGCCACGCCGCGATGATCTCCACGCGCGGCACCGGCGGCAAGGCGGCACAGGTCACGCAGGTGTCGAGCTTCAAGGAAAGCATGCAGCTGAAGGACCCGCGCTTCCTCGACATCGTCCAGGAAGACTGGTGGAAGGGCCCCACGGCCGTGCTGATGACGCTGTTCCCGAGCCTGATCCTGCAGCAGCAGGTCAACAGCGTCTCGACACGCCACATCCAGCCCGTGGGCCACGACGCCTTCGATTTCGTGTGGACGCACTTCGGCTTCGAGGACGACACCGAGGAGATGACGCAGCGCCGCCTGCGCCAGGCCAACCTGTTCGGGCCGGCGGGCTTCGTCTCGGCCGACGACGGCGAGGTCATCGAGTTCTCGCAGGAGGGCTTCGAGCAGAAGCCGTTCCACCGCACGCTCGCCGAACTGGGCGGGCGCGAGGTCGAGAACACCGACCACATGGTGACCGAGACGCTGATCCGCGGCATGTACCGCTACTGGCGCGAGGTGATGGAGGCATGA
- a CDS encoding 2Fe-2S iron-sulfur cluster-binding protein → MDLHIHPIARTLEVRPGANLLEVLREHHVPVSYSCMSGRCGTCRCKVVSGQVLDAGQDAIRPDGQGERYVLACQSTLTESCAIEIPEPDEVVVHPARILKATVTGIDELTHDIRRLRLKLNKPLEFSPGQYAQLQFAPDLARPYSMAGLSRDAELEFHVRRVPGGRVTAHIFEQLKVGDAVRVSGPLGTAYLRTRHRGPMLCAAGGTGLAPILSIVRGAIAAGLAQPIHLYLGVRSDADVYGLAELRELQALHPGLKVHVVVVTGPARDGQRLGLITDAIRADWPGGLDGWRAYLCGSPPMVEAVTQLVRGRGLPPEQTHADAFYLQGT, encoded by the coding sequence ATGGACCTGCACATACATCCCATTGCCCGCACCCTCGAGGTCCGCCCCGGCGCGAACCTGCTCGAAGTGCTGCGCGAGCACCACGTGCCGGTGTCGTACAGCTGCATGTCGGGCCGCTGCGGCACCTGCCGCTGCAAGGTGGTGTCGGGCCAGGTGCTCGACGCCGGGCAGGACGCCATCCGCCCCGACGGCCAGGGCGAGCGCTACGTGCTCGCATGCCAGAGCACGCTCACCGAGAGCTGCGCCATCGAGATCCCGGAGCCGGACGAAGTGGTGGTGCATCCGGCGCGCATCCTGAAGGCGACCGTGACGGGCATCGACGAGCTGACCCACGACATCCGGCGCCTGCGCCTGAAGCTCAACAAGCCGCTGGAGTTCTCTCCGGGCCAGTACGCACAGCTGCAATTCGCGCCCGACCTGGCGCGGCCGTACTCGATGGCCGGGCTGAGCCGCGACGCCGAGCTCGAGTTCCATGTGCGCCGCGTGCCCGGCGGGCGCGTCACCGCGCACATCTTCGAGCAGCTCAAGGTCGGCGATGCGGTGCGGGTGAGCGGGCCGCTGGGCACCGCCTACCTGCGCACCAGACACCGCGGGCCGATGCTGTGCGCGGCGGGCGGGACGGGGCTCGCGCCGATCCTCTCGATCGTGCGCGGCGCCATCGCGGCCGGGCTCGCACAGCCCATCCATCTCTACCTGGGTGTGCGCTCGGACGCCGACGTCTACGGCCTGGCCGAACTGCGCGAGCTGCAGGCGCTGCACCCGGGCCTGAAGGTGCACGTGGTGGTCGTCACCGGCCCCGCGCGAGACGGCCAGCGGCTGGGGCTGATCACCGATGCGATCCGCGCCGACTGGCCGGGCGGCCTCGACGGCTGGCGTGCCTACCTCTGCGGCTCGCCGCCGATGGTCGAGGCCGTCACCCAGCTGGTGCGGGGCAGGGGGCTGCCGCCCGAACAGACCCATGCCGATGCCTTCTACCTGCAAGGCACCTGA
- a CDS encoding LysR family transcriptional regulator, translating to MQLKDIDLNLLLVFDRMLAEKRVSAVADSLGLSQPAISNALARLRKLLGDELFLRTARGMEPTPFALQLAEPVAYAMGALHTALNQQVVFDPATSTRGFTLAMTDIGEIYFTPRLMEALSAAAPGVTISTLRNNTATNLREELEAGHVDIAIGLLPQLKAGVFQRRLFLQRYVCIFSKEHPLARKRSVSLKDFGAADHVQVQAAGTGHGKADDVMAAQGIQRRIRLKVPHFVAIGHILRSSGMIATVPERLAQSIAEPFGLVWRPHPVALPQIAINLFWHAKVHRDPGNQWLRGLLFDNFADGG from the coding sequence ATGCAACTCAAGGACATCGACCTCAACCTGCTGCTGGTGTTCGACCGCATGCTGGCCGAGAAGCGCGTGTCGGCCGTGGCCGATTCGCTGGGGCTGTCGCAGCCGGCCATCAGCAATGCGCTGGCGCGGCTGCGCAAGCTGCTGGGCGACGAACTCTTCCTGCGCACCGCGCGCGGCATGGAGCCCACGCCCTTCGCGCTGCAACTGGCCGAGCCGGTGGCGTACGCCATGGGTGCGCTGCACACCGCGCTCAACCAGCAGGTCGTGTTCGACCCCGCCACCAGCACGCGCGGCTTCACGCTCGCCATGACCGACATCGGCGAGATCTACTTCACGCCGCGGCTCATGGAGGCGCTGTCGGCAGCCGCACCCGGCGTGACCATCAGCACGCTGCGCAACAACACCGCCACCAACCTGCGCGAGGAGCTGGAGGCCGGCCATGTCGACATCGCCATCGGCCTGCTGCCGCAGCTGAAGGCGGGCGTGTTCCAGCGGCGGCTGTTCCTGCAGCGCTACGTGTGCATCTTCTCGAAGGAGCATCCGCTGGCGCGCAAGCGCAGCGTGTCGCTGAAGGACTTCGGCGCCGCCGACCACGTGCAGGTGCAGGCCGCCGGCACCGGACACGGCAAGGCCGACGACGTGATGGCCGCGCAGGGCATCCAGCGGCGCATCCGGCTCAAGGTGCCGCACTTCGTGGCCATCGGCCACATCCTGCGGTCGAGCGGCATGATCGCGACCGTGCCCGAGCGGCTGGCGCAGAGCATCGCCGAGCCCTTCGGGCTGGTGTGGCGGCCGCACCCGGTGGCGCTGCCGCAGATCGCCATCAACCTGTTCTGGCACGCGAAGGTGCATCGCGACCCGGGCAACCAGTGGCTGCGCGGGCTGCTGTTCGACAACTTCGCCGACGGCGGCTGA
- a CDS encoding endonuclease V — translation MHEPLLACLDVDYRADMAVAAGIWFRGWAVAQHEAQAVAGFSGVAGYEPGEFYRRELPCLLGVLREGPPADIVIVDGYVSLGEGHPGLGAHLHEALDRKVPVVGVAKTAYRSATEAIEVRRGQSGAPLFVTAIGIDTALAAQQVRRMHGPYRVPALLRAVDQLARHAVPGQIRPVGSPG, via the coding sequence ATGCACGAGCCGCTGCTGGCCTGCCTCGACGTGGACTATCGCGCCGACATGGCCGTGGCCGCGGGCATCTGGTTCCGCGGCTGGGCCGTGGCGCAGCACGAGGCGCAGGCGGTCGCCGGCTTCAGCGGCGTGGCCGGCTACGAGCCGGGCGAGTTCTATCGCCGCGAACTGCCCTGCCTGCTCGGTGTGCTGCGCGAAGGCCCGCCGGCGGACATCGTGATCGTCGATGGCTACGTGTCGCTTGGCGAGGGGCACCCGGGCCTGGGCGCCCACCTGCACGAGGCGCTCGATCGCAAGGTGCCGGTGGTCGGCGTCGCGAAGACCGCATACCGCAGCGCGACCGAAGCCATCGAGGTGCGTCGCGGCCAGAGCGGCGCGCCGTTGTTCGTGACTGCCATCGGCATCGACACCGCGCTGGCGGCGCAGCAAGTGCGACGCATGCACGGACCGTACCGCGTGCCGGCATTGCTGCGCGCCGTCGACCAGCTCGCGCGCCACGCGGTGCCGGGGCAGATCCGGCCCGTCGGTTCGCCTGGCTGA
- a CDS encoding 2'-5' RNA ligase family protein: protein MPEQLFLPGIDPPPRPLPRPRSKVQRKQPLPHSLFLALVPSAHDAAAIAALGDRMNSQHALKGTLVDAPRLHVTLFDLGGHVQLPADRVAQASHAAASVAAPAFDVVFEKAMSYPKGALVLCADDARNIASLKAFRQRLGEALADAGLKPSRSFTPHMTVAYARRKLEKHALEAPVQWRAGSLVLIDSHVGEHVHDVLARWDA, encoded by the coding sequence ATGCCAGAACAGCTTTTTCTTCCCGGAATCGATCCCCCGCCGCGGCCTCTGCCGCGGCCCCGCAGCAAGGTCCAGCGCAAGCAGCCGCTGCCTCATTCGCTCTTTCTCGCGCTGGTTCCTTCCGCGCACGACGCAGCAGCCATCGCCGCGCTGGGCGATCGCATGAACTCGCAGCACGCGTTGAAGGGCACGCTGGTCGATGCCCCGCGGCTGCATGTCACGCTGTTCGACCTCGGCGGACATGTTCAGCTCCCGGCCGACCGCGTCGCGCAGGCGTCGCACGCCGCCGCCTCGGTGGCCGCGCCGGCCTTCGACGTCGTCTTCGAGAAGGCCATGAGCTACCCGAAAGGCGCGCTGGTGCTCTGCGCCGACGACGCACGGAACATCGCGTCGCTCAAGGCGTTCAGGCAGCGCCTCGGCGAGGCGCTGGCCGACGCCGGGCTGAAGCCCTCGCGCTCGTTCACGCCGCACATGACCGTGGCCTACGCGCGGCGCAAGCTCGAGAAGCACGCGCTCGAGGCGCCGGTGCAATGGCGCGCGGGCTCGCTGGTGCTCATCGACAGCCATGTCGGCGAGCATGTGCACGACGTGCTGGCCCGCTGGGACGCCTGA
- a CDS encoding nitroreductase family protein, giving the protein MQLDSSSFSSIAADRRRALDLLLERHSPWPLEEPAPSAQELDLVFEAALRAPDHGQLQPWRFVVIRGDARVALGNVFAQAARLRDPLDDGERFRGKAMAAPVLIAICARVTAPHKVPESEQVLAVGAAAMNMLNALHLLGYGGFWATGANSHDRHVQQALGLLPADRLLGFLYVGTPKEATRAPDRHAPPSFVREWTGEQVARDIADADAAR; this is encoded by the coding sequence GTGCAACTGGATTCTTCTTCGTTTTCCTCCATCGCCGCCGACCGGCGCCGCGCGCTCGATCTGCTGCTGGAGCGGCATTCGCCCTGGCCGCTGGAAGAGCCCGCGCCGTCCGCGCAGGAGCTCGACCTGGTGTTTGAGGCCGCGCTGCGGGCTCCCGACCACGGGCAACTGCAACCCTGGCGATTCGTCGTGATCCGCGGCGACGCGCGCGTGGCGCTCGGCAACGTGTTCGCGCAGGCCGCGCGCCTGCGCGATCCGCTGGACGACGGCGAGCGCTTCCGCGGCAAGGCGATGGCGGCGCCGGTGCTCATCGCGATCTGCGCGCGCGTCACCGCGCCGCACAAGGTGCCCGAGTCGGAGCAGGTGCTCGCGGTGGGCGCCGCCGCGATGAACATGCTCAACGCGCTGCACCTGCTGGGCTACGGCGGTTTCTGGGCCACGGGCGCCAACAGCCATGACCGCCATGTGCAGCAGGCGCTGGGCCTGTTGCCGGCGGACAGGTTGCTCGGCTTTCTCTACGTCGGAACGCCGAAGGAAGCGACGCGCGCACCCGACCGGCATGCACCGCCGTCGTTCGTGCGCGAGTGGACCGGCGAGCAGGTCGCGCGCGACATCGCCGACGCGGACGCCGCGCGATGA
- a CDS encoding trypsin-like serine peptidase, with translation MAKSLDLSKEQFKALVKAIGDSFDQAEFESLLLLECGRKLANLVALPMLWEPLVANVVKKAEMQAFTDELLLAVTAWRPHNVALAGVLRDLVATPGQGAMLAVSGSLRNGQPAGAVLEGLVRGRAVYGDIDQFLADLAAIAGRVCRIEETAAPGAQPEALGTGFLVGDDLVLTNQHVREALATDPVRFACRFDYRALAGSVATRAGTVEKPAGTKWLVAERDHAPGDVQAGAAPPTPEQLDYALLRLGAPVGRYPPGQSDDMSGIGKPRGHLVLGADAPALQPGDDIFVLQHPGGAPMKLAVGRVLPGAPARRIWHDAPTEAGTSGSPCFNHALQLVALHHATDAAQPERPAYNQAVPIGLIAADLLSLNALD, from the coding sequence ATGGCCAAGTCACTCGATCTGAGCAAGGAGCAGTTCAAGGCACTGGTCAAGGCGATCGGGGACAGCTTCGATCAGGCCGAGTTCGAGAGCCTGCTGCTGCTGGAATGCGGCCGGAAGCTCGCGAACCTGGTGGCGCTGCCCATGCTGTGGGAGCCGCTGGTCGCGAATGTCGTGAAGAAGGCCGAGATGCAGGCCTTCACCGACGAACTGCTGCTGGCCGTGACCGCCTGGCGCCCGCACAACGTGGCGCTGGCAGGCGTGCTCCGCGATCTGGTCGCCACGCCTGGCCAGGGCGCGATGCTGGCGGTCAGCGGCAGCCTGCGCAACGGGCAGCCGGCCGGCGCGGTGCTCGAAGGGCTGGTGCGCGGGCGCGCCGTCTACGGCGACATCGACCAGTTCCTGGCCGACCTTGCCGCGATCGCCGGGCGGGTCTGCCGCATCGAGGAAACCGCCGCGCCCGGCGCGCAGCCGGAAGCGCTGGGCACGGGCTTCCTGGTGGGCGACGACCTCGTGCTCACGAACCAGCATGTGCGCGAAGCACTGGCCACCGACCCGGTGCGATTTGCCTGCCGCTTCGACTACCGGGCGCTGGCCGGTTCCGTCGCGACGCGCGCCGGCACGGTCGAGAAGCCGGCCGGCACGAAATGGCTGGTGGCCGAGCGCGACCACGCACCGGGCGACGTGCAGGCCGGCGCGGCGCCGCCCACGCCCGAGCAGCTGGACTACGCCCTGCTGCGCCTGGGCGCGCCGGTGGGACGCTACCCGCCCGGGCAGTCCGACGACATGAGCGGTATCGGCAAGCCGCGCGGACATCTGGTGCTGGGCGCCGACGCACCTGCGCTGCAGCCGGGCGACGACATCTTCGTGCTGCAGCACCCCGGCGGCGCGCCGATGAAGCTGGCGGTGGGCCGCGTGTTGCCGGGCGCGCCGGCGCGCCGCATCTGGCATGACGCGCCGACCGAAGCCGGCACCTCGGGCTCGCCCTGCTTCAACCATGCGCTGCAGCTGGTGGCGCTGCACCACGCCACGGACGCGGCGCAGCCCGAACGGCCGGCCTACAACCAGGCCGTGCCCATCGGGCTCATCGCAGCCGATCTCCTGTCCCTGAACGCGCTGGACTGA